The Agrobacterium larrymoorei genome includes the window GAATTCTCCCCTGTTCATGCGGTTTGCAGCGCAAACCTGCGGGATTAACGTACACTCGGAAAAAAAGTTCCGCGCGGGCGGAACGTTTTTTTTGATTGCGCATTATTGATAGGTCACAAAAGGAATACCCGAACTCATGAGCATGTTTCAATCGGATCAGGATCCATCTGATAACGGGGCGGGGCCGACTGTCCCTGATTCCGGTCGGGCAGTTATTACCCGCAAACTTAGAGAACTTTACGACGCCGTTCAGGATGAAGGTATCCCGGACAAGTTTCTCGACCTACTCGAAAAGCTTGACGAGGCTGAAAGCAAATCGAAAGCTTCGGGTGGATAATGACAAAAGACGTGGAAACAAACGGCCACAATTTCAAACGTGAAATGTTGGCGGCGCTGCCAAACCTGCGCGCATTCGCCATTTCTCTCATCCGCTCGCGCGACCGCGCAGACGATCTCGTCCAAGACACGATCATGAAGGCATGGGCAAAGCAGGAAAGCTACCAGCCTGGCACCAACATGCGCGCATGGCTGGTAACGATCCTTCGCAACGAGTTCTACAGCCAGATCCGTAAATCGGGCCGCGAAGTTCAGGATACGGACGGCGCTTACACCTCGAGACTATCGGTGCCGCCGGAGCAGCACGGTTCTGTCGATCTTCAGGACTTCCGTCAGGCTCTCGACAAGCTGCCGGACGACCAGCGTGAAGCGATCCTTCTCATCGGCGCCTCCGGCTTTGCCTATGAGGAAGCCGCCGAGATTTGCGGATGCCCTGTCGGAACGATCAAGAGCCGCGTCAGCCGCGCTCGACTTCGCCTTCAGGAACTGCTTGGTATCGAAGACGAGAACGAATTCGGACCGGATGCACAGACAACCGCCGTGACTGCCGCAGCCTCGCTGCGCTAAGCACGCACTAAATATGTAATGAAGGCGGCGCTCATGCTCATGACGCCGCCTTTTTCATATGCCGGTATCCTTAACCGACTCCATCACGACAAAGGTGGATGTGTTCGATACGGACGGCAGGCTCGATATCTTCTCGCCCAAGACACGCCGGTATTTCCTGATGTCGGTGGTGCGCACTTTCAGAAGATAATCGAAAGCACCCGCTATCATATGGCACTCCTCCACCTCCTTGATCTTGCGAACCGCCGCATTGAACTCGTCCAAGGCCTTCTCACGCGTGTCCGAAAGTTTCACCTCCGTAAAAGCGATGTGCTCGAGCCCGAGCTTGGCTGGATTAAGTGTCGCGCGAAACCCGAGAATATAGCCCTCATCGACCAGACGCTTGAGCCGCGTCTGGCACGGCGTCTTGGAAAGACCGACCTGCTTCGACAATTGCAGCACGGACATTCTGCCATCCTCGCTGAGAGCCTCCATTATTCGCATATCGAAGTGATCCAGTTCGCCTGCGTCCTGGGCTTTTGCCATATGGATTGATCCAATCTCGCATTAATTAAAGTTCGTATGGCCTGTTTTATTGCTAAAATAAGACCATATCAATTTCAAATGCGATGATATTCTACAGGCAGATGTGGAGGAGGCGAATGGCCTTCCCGCAGACCCATTCACTTCAATCGAGGACCGACCGATGGCGGACAATGCTTCCACCGTTGCACTGAAGCAGGCAGCTCAGCCGAGCGAGATTTTCGACCTATTTGCGCCACCGGTCCGCACGCAAAGCCCATTGCGACAGGCAATCACTGCTGCATATCGCCGGTCTGAGCCCGAATGCCTTGCGCCGCTTCTGGAAGCAGCGAGTGTTTCCGAACAGGAAGCAGACACCATTCGGGCAACTGCGCGCAAGCTGATAGAGGCGCTTCGCGCCAAGGCAAAGGGAACCGGCGTCGAGGGGCTTGTGCAGGAATATTCGCTTTCCAGCCAGGAAGGCGTGGCGCTGATGTGTCTGGCCGAAGCGCTGCTGCGCATTCCCGATACCGCAACGCGTGACGCGCTGATCCGAGACAAGATTGCGACCGGCGACTGGAAATCGCATCTCGGCGGTGGCCGCTCGCTCTTCGTCAATGCCGCCACATGGGGTCTCGTCATCACCGGAAAGCTGACATCGACGGTCAACGACCGGGGTTTATCAGCCGCCCTCACCAAGCTCATTTCCCGCGCGGGCGAACCGGTCATCCGCCGTGGCGTCGATATGGCGATGCGCATGATGGGCGAGCAATTCGTCACTGGCCAGACCATTCAGGAAGCCATCAACCGCTCTAAGCCCTTCGAAGCGAAGGGCTTTCAATATTCCTACGATATGCTGGGCGAAGCAGCCACGACTGCGAAGGATGCCGAGCGCTATTACCGCGACTACGAGCAGGCTATCCACGCCATCGGCAAGGCTTCCGCGGGACGCGGTGTCTATGGCGGCCCCGGCATCTCCATCAAGCTTTCGGCGCTACATCCGCGTTACTCCCGCTCGCAGGCGCAGCGTGTCATGGCTGAGCTTCTGCCGCGCGTGAAGTCCCTGATGCTGCGGGCCAAAAGCTACGACATCGGCCTCAACATCGACGCGGAAGAGGCAGATCGTCTGGAACTCTCGCTCGATCTGCTGGAATCCCTTGCGCTGGATTCCGAACTAGGCAACTGGGAAGGCCTCGGCTTCGTCGTTCAGGCCTATGGCCGCCGCTGCCCGTTCGTTCTGGATTACATCATCGATCTCGCCCGCCGCGCCAACCGTCGCATCATGGTGCGTCTGGTAAAAGGCGCTTATTGGGATGCCGAGATCAAGCGTGCGCAGCTGGATGGGCTGGAGGACTTTCCGGTCTTCACCCGCAAGGTCCATACCGACGTGTCCTACATTGCCTGCGCCCGCAAGCTGCTTGACGCCCGCGACGTGATCTTCCCGCAATTTGCCACACATAACGCCCAGTCGCTGGCAACGATCTACCATATGGCGGGACCGGAATTCAAAATCGGGGACTATGAGTTCCAGTGCCTGCACGGCATGGGAGAACCGCTCTATAGCGAAGTCGTGGGCAGGCAGAATCTTGACCGCCCCTGCCGCTTCTATGCACCGGTGGGCACACACGAAACGCTGCTCGCCTATCTCGTCCGCCGCCTGCTGGAAAACGGCGCGAACTCCTCTTTCGTCAACCGTATTGCCGATCCAAACGTGCCGGTGGATTCGCTGCTGGAAGACCCGGTTGCCGTCGTAAAGGCGATGCCCGTACCGGGCGCGCAGCATGACAAGATTGCCAAGCCCGAAGCGCTTTATGGCGCAAGGCCAAATTCCGCGGGGTTGGATCTCGCCAACGAGACAACACTTTCGGAATTGAGCGACGCGCTTTTAAACAGCGTCGGGACGGAATGGACTGCCACAGCACCGAGTGCATCAGGCGAGACACGTCCAGTCACCAACCCCGGCGATCGCCACGACATCGTAGGTTATGTAACAGAGCCGACCGAGGGTGACGTTCAAAGAGCGGTCGAGACCGCGACGGCATCGGCATGGCCGCAGACCAGCGTCGAAACGCGCGCCTATTGTCTGGAAAAAGCTGCCGATCTGATGCAGGCAAGATTGCCGACATTGCTCGGCCTGATCATGCGCGAGGCGGGCAAGTCTGCTCCCAATGCCATCGCGGAGGTTCGCGAAGCCATCGATTTCCTTCGTTACTACGCGGCGGAAGCTCGCAGCACATTTGGCCTGCTGCAACAGCCGCTTGGCCCCGTCGTCTGCATCAGCCCGTGGAATTTTCCGCTTGCTATCTTCATCGGTCAGGTGGCCGCGGCACTGGTTGCGGGCAACCCCGTGCTGGCAAAGCCTGCGGAAGAAACGCCGCTCATTGCGGCAGAAGGCATACGGATTCTGCACGAGGCAGGTGTGCCAGCCGATGCCGTGCAGCTTTTGCCGGGTGCCGGACAGACGGGCGCACAACTTGTGTCTGCACCACAGACGGCAGCCGTCATGTTTACCGGCTCTACCGAAGTCGCGCGCCTGATCCAGAAGCAACTGTCCGAACGCCTCACCAGCGATGGCCGAACGATCCCCCTCATTGCAGAAACCGGCGGCCAGAATGCGATGATCGTCGATTCCTCCGCACTTGCCGAACAGGTGGTGGCGGATGTCATTGCATCCGCTTTCGATAGTGCGGGCCAGCGCTGCTCTGCACTGCGTGTCCTTTGCCTTCAGGATGATGTGGCTGATAGAACGCTGACGATGCTGAAGGGCGCGCTGCACGAGTTGCGCATCGGCAGAACCGATAGGCTTTCGGTGGATGTCGGTCCGGTCATCACCGCAGAGGCGAAGGAAAACATCGAAAAGCACATCGAAGCGATGCGCGGCCTTGGCAACAGGATCGAGCAGATTTCTCTTACCGGTGAAACCGACGAGGGCACATTCGTACCGCCAACCATCATCGAGCTGAGATCGCTTGCCGATCTCGAACGCGAAGTTTTCGGCCCCGTGCTGCATGTCATCCGCTTCAAGCGCGAGAAGCTGGACCAGTTGATAGATGATATCAACGCCACGGGTTACGGCCTGACATTCGGCCTGCACACCCGTCTGGATGCTACGATTGCGCATGTGCTTTCGCGTGTGAAGGCGGGCAATCTCTACGTCAACCGCAACATCATCGGCGCGGTTGTTGGCGTTCAGCCCTTTGGCGGACGCGGCCTTTCCGGCACCGGCCCGAAGGCAGGTGGTCCTCTCTATCTTGGCCGCCTCACCCGCATAGCCCCGGCTGTGGAGCGCAGCGGGCAGGAGAAGGATCAGGCAACTGCCGAGCTTGCCGGGTGGCTGGATGGTAAGGACGAAACGCAGGCCGCAGAAGTGGCCCGGACTTCCGCCCAACTCTCCGGCCTTGGTTTCGAAGCCGAGCTTGCCGGTCCGGTTGGGGAGCGTAACGTCTATGCCCTCCACCCGCGCGGCACGGTTCTGCTGGTTCCCACCTCCGTTCAGGGTCTCTACCGCCAGCTCGCGGCAGCCCTTGCGACCGGCAACAGCGTCGTTATCGACCAGCAAAGCGAGCTTGAGGCCGCGTTGGCTGGCATCCCGACATCCGTTGCAAACCGCGTGACATGGTCCAGCGACTGGAATGCTTCCGGCCCCTTTGCGGGCGCGCTGGTGGAAGGAGACGCGGAGAGAATTCGCACCGTCAACCGCCGTATCGCGGAGTTGCAGGGACCGCTTGTTCTCGTTCAGGCCGCAACACCGGAAGAGCTTCAGGGCGTTGCACAACCCTACAATCTGAACTGGCTGCTTGAAGAAGTATCCGTCAGCGTCAACACCACGGCGGCAGGCGGCAATGCCAGCCTGATGTCCATCGGGTAAAACAAAAACGCCGGTGAGGCTGACGCCTCAACGGCTTGAACCGAGATCCCGCAGATAGCTATTGTCAGCCCGCGAGGGGGCGTAGGCTGCGGGATCGATTTCCGCAAAAAGCAGCGCTTCGCCATCGGCAGGCGCTTTTGCCAGGAAAGAACCATCAGGCGCGACGATGGCCGATTGACCGGCATAGTCGAAAGCGCCGTCGCTGCCGTTATGGTTGACGTAAGCGACGAAAACCTGATTTTCGAAGGCGCGGGAACGGATCATTACGTTGGCGATGAATTCTCCAGACGCGCCTTTGGGTAAAGCTGTCGGAACGACAACCAGGTCCGCGCCTCCCAGCGCCAGACGGCGCACATTTTCCGGGAACTCCACATCGTAGCAGATGAGCAGCCCGAAACGCAGGCCCATAAACTCGATCATGACGCTTCTAGGCCTTTCTGGCTGGAAATGCTTCTTCTCATAATCCCCGTAGAGATGGGACTTACGATAGACAGCGCTACGCCCTTCCGCATCCACGAAAATCGCGCTGTTGAAGACCTGCTCGCCATCCCGCTCCGCAAAGCCAGCGACAATCGCTATCTCATGCTCTTTCGCAACGGCCTTCAATTGCGCCTCGACATTCCCATTCGCAGGGCAGGCAAGATGAGCGAAATCGTCTCCCGCACCATATCCGGTAACCGCCAGTTCCGGGGCAATGAGCAATTTCGCGCCTTGACGCGATGCTTCCGCCGCAGCCTTTTCGATCCGGCTCAGATTGGCATCGCAATCTGCCACCCTGCAACTCATCTGAAGCGCCGCAATCTTCATGATGTCATTCACTTATCGTTCGAGGACATGGCACCAAGCAGCTTCGGCAGATCGCCGAAGCGCGCGACAAGTCCGAAGACGACCGCGGCAATCGTCAGGAACAGTACCGTGACGGAGGCCATTGTCGGTGTGTAACCGTAGCGCAGGGCATTGAAAATCTTGATCGGCAGCGTTTCCATGGTGAAGCCGACCGTCATATAGGCGACGATGTATTCGTTCAGCGACAGCACGAAGGCGAAGGCGTAACCCGAAACCAGATAGGGCAGGATCAGCGGAAGAACGATGGTCCGAAATACCCTCCTGTCATCCGCGCCCATGGTGGAAGCGGCTTCCACCAGAGAGCGGTCGATAGAGGAAAAGCCCAGCGAAATCGTCACCAGCGGCAGCGTCACGAAGAAGATTGCGTGGCTGATGACAGCAGTCCATGGCTGGCCATAAAATCCGGTTGTCGCCCAGAAGGTCAGAAGCCCCAATGCGGTGATGACAGGCGGCAGGGTGAAAGGCGCGATGCCGAGAAGCTGGAAGATGTTGGCCCATGGGGCCACCCGGCGCCACAGAAACCAGGCCAGTGGCAAGGCAATCAGAAGCGCCAGCAACGCCGATGTTGCGGCGAGCGTGATAGACGCGATCAGCGCATTTCGCCATTCGACATTGGTGAATATCTCACCATACCAGGAGAGCGAAAAGCCCTGCGGCGGAAAAGCGAGCGTCTGCTTCTGATTGACCGAGACGCCTGCGACGACGACGAGTGGCATGGCCAGAAACAGGCCGATGAGGAAAAAATAAAGCCGCTTCAGGAAGACGCTCATGCCGCTTCTCCTCTTTTCCCGGCATAAACCGTCAGTCCCACCAGCGCCAGCGTGACGAGTACGAGAAACACCGCCATCGCCGCCGCAAACGGCATGTTGGACTGGTAGATCGCCTGATCGGTGATCAGTACGGAAAGCGTCCAGTGTTGCGGACGCCCGAGTAGCTGGGGCAAAAGATAAGAGCCGAGTGCGAAGATGAAGACCATGATCAGCGTTGCGACGATGGTGCTTTTCATCGCTGGAACAACGACGGTAAAGAAGGCTTTGACGGGCGAGGCGCCAAGTGTGCGTGCAGCCTCCGTCAAGGTCGGATCAAGCCGCACCATGGCGGGGTAAAGCACCAGAACAGTGTACGGCAGCGCTTGATAGACGAGGCCCGTCAGCACCGCCCCAAAGCTTGGCGTCAGCGCCTTTGCCTGATCCATCAGGCCGATGGCAACGAAGAGGTTGGTGATACCGGCAGTGCGCGAAAAAAGCGTTGACCACGCAAAGCCGATCATCACTTCCGAGAGCGACAGGACGGACAGCAACGCTACCAGCCACAGCACCTGCACCTTGCGGGCGGATCGCGACAGGAGATGCGTGAAAGGTACTGCAATGACCACGCAGCAAAGCGCAACCAGCATTGCGAGCATCAGCGAAAAACCGAGGACACGGCCAAAGAAGAGGCTAAGAAACCGGGCGTAATTATCGAAGACGAAAGCAGGCTCGTAAAAAGCACCCTGCAAACGCTGGAAAAACGAAACCGAGATCATTGTGCCGAAAGGCACGACGAAAAAGACGATCAGCATCAAGGCGGGAAAGACCAGCGGGCCGTAATCGGCCAGTCTTTGCGGAGCTTCGCGCCTCATGACTTCAGCACCACGCAGACATCCGCGCCAAGCTTGACGCCGATGCTCTGCCCGACAGTCACATCGGGGCGGACATTTGGCGTGGAAACGGCCACGATCTGCTTGCCCGCAGCTTCGACGAAGGTCTCGATGGTGCCGCCAAGATCACGCACGAATGTCACCGTGCCGGTGATCGCACTATCGCCGGGCGCCGTAAGGTGCACGTCTTCCGGGCGAATGGATATGATGCCCTTCGAAAGGCCAGACGGAACGGCAAGCCCTTCAACCGTCTCCCCAAGCGCAGATGCGCGACCGGTGCTGTCTGCCGAAAACTCGATTAGGTTGGTCATGCCGATGAAATCAGCAACGAAGGTATCGGCGGGCTTGCGATAGACATCCACTGGCGCTGCCGCCTGACGAATTTCGCCGCCGCTCATCACAACGACGGTATCCGCCATGGTCATGGCTTCGCGCTGGTCGTGCGTTACGACGATGGTGGTGATGCCGAGACGCTGCTGCAATTGCCTGAGCTCGACCTGCATGGCCTCGCGCAGCTTCGCATCGAGCGCGGACAATGGCTCATCCAGCAGAAAGAGCTTTGGCGAAATCGTCAGGGCGCGGGCAATCGCAACACGCTGACGCTGGCCGCCGGAAAGCTTGGAGACCGGCCGGTCGGCGTAACCCGAGAGATGGATCATGGACAGCAACTCGTCCACCCGCTTTTTCTGTTCCTCTTTCGAGGCCCCGCGAATACGCAGCGGATAGGCGATGTTTTCGCCGACGGTCAGATGCGGGAAAAGCGCCAGCGACTGGAAGACCATACCAAGCTCGCGCTTGTGGGTGGGAACTGCCGTAATGTCCTTGCCGTCCAGCAGGATATTGCCGCTCGTTGGCAGATCCAGCCCCGCAATCATCCGCATCAATGTCGTCTTGCCGCAGCCGGAAGGCCCGAGCAGGCACACGAATGTACCGTGCGGCACCGTGAGGTCCACACCATTGACGGCGGTGAAATTACCGAATTGCTTGACGATGTTGTTGAGGGCGAGGCCGGACATCAATGCTTCCCGTTCTTGTCGGCTGGCCCATTGAAGGGCCAGCTTCTTATTATCTGTCGGCAGATCAGCCGGCGATCATCTCTGTCCATTTCTGGTTCAGCCAGTCGGATTTCGTCTGGTAGAGATCGTAGCGCGGAATGACCGGATCGATATCCGAAGACACGGCGGCAAATTCCTCCGCCGTCAAATCCGTCAGTTCGCGCTTGACGGTTGGCGACGTGCCGACCTTGCGGGACAGAACGGCCTGAATCTCCGGCTTGCTCATGTAATCGATGAAGACATGCGCTTCTTCGGTCTTCTTCGAAGCACGCGACAGCACCCACGAGCCCGCATCCTGAATGCCGCCTTCTTTCGGGAAGGTGGAGCGAACCGGCTGGCCTTGCGAAGCGGCAAGACCGGTCACGTCGTGATAATACTGACCCATCGGGATTTCACCGGACTTCAGCGCCTGCTCGAACTGCGCCTCATCGCGATACCACAGGCTGACATTCGGCTTGACCTCGGCAAGTTTCTCGAAGGCCTTCAAAAGCCCTTCTTCCGTATCGAGAACCTTGGTGCCGCCAAGAAACGTCTTTGCCGTCACCTCCAGCAGGAAGGAGTTGGAGACGAGAGCGAGAAGACCGATCTTATCCTGGTTTGCCGGATCCCAAAGTGCCGTCCAGGAGGTCGGTGCTTCCTTGTAGACATCGGTATTCGTAACCAGCGTGATGTACCAGGACACCGCGCCGATGCCGGAAACGCGGCCATCCGGATATTTGTTGACGAAGCGCTCGATGAGGCCGGAAGAATTCGGAATTTTCGCAAGGTCGAGCGGCGCCCAGAGCTCAGTCGCCTGACCCTTCAGAACCGCGACCTGAGACATCATGGAAACGTCCGCCGGGGCCTGACCGGCCTTTGCCGCCTGCTCCAGCTGCACAAGCCAAGCTTCGCCTGTCGGTTCCGCCACGGATTCCACGGCAATGCCCGTGGCCTTGGTGAATTCGGGGAAAATGTTTTTGTCGAAGCTATCCTTGAAGTAGCCTCCGTAAACACCAACCTTCAGCGACTTGTCCTGCGCGCGCAGCACCGCTGGCATGGCAAGCATGGAGGCACCGGCAAGACCC containing:
- a CDS encoding NepR family anti-sigma factor, with amino-acid sequence MSMFQSDQDPSDNGAGPTVPDSGRAVITRKLRELYDAVQDEGIPDKFLDLLEKLDEAESKSKASGG
- a CDS encoding ABC transporter permease, translated to MRREAPQRLADYGPLVFPALMLIVFFVVPFGTMISVSFFQRLQGAFYEPAFVFDNYARFLSLFFGRVLGFSLMLAMLVALCCVVIAVPFTHLLSRSARKVQVLWLVALLSVLSLSEVMIGFAWSTLFSRTAGITNLFVAIGLMDQAKALTPSFGAVLTGLVYQALPYTVLVLYPAMVRLDPTLTEAARTLGASPVKAFFTVVVPAMKSTIVATLIMVFIFALGSYLLPQLLGRPQHWTLSVLITDQAIYQSNMPFAAAMAVFLVLVTLALVGLTVYAGKRGEAA
- a CDS encoding ABC transporter permease, whose amino-acid sequence is MSVFLKRLYFFLIGLFLAMPLVVVAGVSVNQKQTLAFPPQGFSLSWYGEIFTNVEWRNALIASITLAATSALLALLIALPLAWFLWRRVAPWANIFQLLGIAPFTLPPVITALGLLTFWATTGFYGQPWTAVISHAIFFVTLPLVTISLGFSSIDRSLVEAASTMGADDRRVFRTIVLPLILPYLVSGYAFAFVLSLNEYIVAYMTVGFTMETLPIKIFNALRYGYTPTMASVTVLFLTIAAVVFGLVARFGDLPKLLGAMSSNDK
- a CDS encoding ABC transporter ATP-binding protein → MSGLALNNIVKQFGNFTAVNGVDLTVPHGTFVCLLGPSGCGKTTLMRMIAGLDLPTSGNILLDGKDITAVPTHKRELGMVFQSLALFPHLTVGENIAYPLRIRGASKEEQKKRVDELLSMIHLSGYADRPVSKLSGGQRQRVAIARALTISPKLFLLDEPLSALDAKLREAMQVELRQLQQRLGITTIVVTHDQREAMTMADTVVVMSGGEIRQAAAPVDVYRKPADTFVADFIGMTNLIEFSADSTGRASALGETVEGLAVPSGLSKGIISIRPEDVHLTAPGDSAITGTVTFVRDLGGTIETFVEAAGKQIVAVSTPNVRPDVTVGQSIGVKLGADVCVVLKS
- a CDS encoding ABC transporter substrate-binding protein, encoding MSEFSKLPLSRRTVLGAGLAGASMLAMPAVLRAQDKSLKVGVYGGYFKDSFDKNIFPEFTKATGIAVESVAEPTGEAWLVQLEQAAKAGQAPADVSMMSQVAVLKGQATELWAPLDLAKIPNSSGLIERFVNKYPDGRVSGIGAVSWYITLVTNTDVYKEAPTSWTALWDPANQDKIGLLALVSNSFLLEVTAKTFLGGTKVLDTEEGLLKAFEKLAEVKPNVSLWYRDEAQFEQALKSGEIPMGQYYHDVTGLAASQGQPVRSTFPKEGGIQDAGSWVLSRASKKTEEAHVFIDYMSKPEIQAVLSRKVGTSPTVKRELTDLTAEEFAAVSSDIDPVIPRYDLYQTKSDWLNQKWTEMIAG
- a CDS encoding carbon-nitrogen hydrolase family protein is translated as MMKIAALQMSCRVADCDANLSRIEKAAAEASRQGAKLLIAPELAVTGYGAGDDFAHLACPANGNVEAQLKAVAKEHEIAIVAGFAERDGEQVFNSAIFVDAEGRSAVYRKSHLYGDYEKKHFQPERPRSVMIEFMGLRFGLLICYDVEFPENVRRLALGGADLVVVPTALPKGASGEFIANVMIRSRAFENQVFVAYVNHNGSDGAFDYAGQSAIVAPDGSFLAKAPADGEALLFAEIDPAAYAPSRADNSYLRDLGSSR
- a CDS encoding Lrp/AsnC family transcriptional regulator is translated as MAKAQDAGELDHFDMRIMEALSEDGRMSVLQLSKQVGLSKTPCQTRLKRLVDEGYILGFRATLNPAKLGLEHIAFTEVKLSDTREKALDEFNAAVRKIKEVEECHMIAGAFDYLLKVRTTDIRKYRRVLGEKISSLPSVSNTSTFVVMESVKDTGI
- a CDS encoding RNA polymerase sigma factor, which gives rise to MTKDVETNGHNFKREMLAALPNLRAFAISLIRSRDRADDLVQDTIMKAWAKQESYQPGTNMRAWLVTILRNEFYSQIRKSGREVQDTDGAYTSRLSVPPEQHGSVDLQDFRQALDKLPDDQREAILLIGASGFAYEEAAEICGCPVGTIKSRVSRARLRLQELLGIEDENEFGPDAQTTAVTAAASLR
- the putA gene encoding trifunctional transcriptional regulator/proline dehydrogenase/L-glutamate gamma-semialdehyde dehydrogenase: MADNASTVALKQAAQPSEIFDLFAPPVRTQSPLRQAITAAYRRSEPECLAPLLEAASVSEQEADTIRATARKLIEALRAKAKGTGVEGLVQEYSLSSQEGVALMCLAEALLRIPDTATRDALIRDKIATGDWKSHLGGGRSLFVNAATWGLVITGKLTSTVNDRGLSAALTKLISRAGEPVIRRGVDMAMRMMGEQFVTGQTIQEAINRSKPFEAKGFQYSYDMLGEAATTAKDAERYYRDYEQAIHAIGKASAGRGVYGGPGISIKLSALHPRYSRSQAQRVMAELLPRVKSLMLRAKSYDIGLNIDAEEADRLELSLDLLESLALDSELGNWEGLGFVVQAYGRRCPFVLDYIIDLARRANRRIMVRLVKGAYWDAEIKRAQLDGLEDFPVFTRKVHTDVSYIACARKLLDARDVIFPQFATHNAQSLATIYHMAGPEFKIGDYEFQCLHGMGEPLYSEVVGRQNLDRPCRFYAPVGTHETLLAYLVRRLLENGANSSFVNRIADPNVPVDSLLEDPVAVVKAMPVPGAQHDKIAKPEALYGARPNSAGLDLANETTLSELSDALLNSVGTEWTATAPSASGETRPVTNPGDRHDIVGYVTEPTEGDVQRAVETATASAWPQTSVETRAYCLEKAADLMQARLPTLLGLIMREAGKSAPNAIAEVREAIDFLRYYAAEARSTFGLLQQPLGPVVCISPWNFPLAIFIGQVAAALVAGNPVLAKPAEETPLIAAEGIRILHEAGVPADAVQLLPGAGQTGAQLVSAPQTAAVMFTGSTEVARLIQKQLSERLTSDGRTIPLIAETGGQNAMIVDSSALAEQVVADVIASAFDSAGQRCSALRVLCLQDDVADRTLTMLKGALHELRIGRTDRLSVDVGPVITAEAKENIEKHIEAMRGLGNRIEQISLTGETDEGTFVPPTIIELRSLADLEREVFGPVLHVIRFKREKLDQLIDDINATGYGLTFGLHTRLDATIAHVLSRVKAGNLYVNRNIIGAVVGVQPFGGRGLSGTGPKAGGPLYLGRLTRIAPAVERSGQEKDQATAELAGWLDGKDETQAAEVARTSAQLSGLGFEAELAGPVGERNVYALHPRGTVLLVPTSVQGLYRQLAAALATGNSVVIDQQSELEAALAGIPTSVANRVTWSSDWNASGPFAGALVEGDAERIRTVNRRIAELQGPLVLVQAATPEELQGVAQPYNLNWLLEEVSVSVNTTAAGGNASLMSIG